A region from the Brassica napus cultivar Da-Ae chromosome C8, Da-Ae, whole genome shotgun sequence genome encodes:
- the LOC106415539 gene encoding protein disulfide-isomerase 5-4, with amino-acid sequence MISPRKIKSVDFYRKIPRDLTEASLSGAGLSIVAALSMLLLFGMELSSYLTVSTTTSIIIDRSSDGDFLRMDFNISFPSLSCEFASVDVSDVLGTNRLNVTKTIRKFSIDSNLTPTGSEFHSGEVLSHVNHGEKSAEEFVEGSVSLGARNFDTFLHQYPISVVNFYAPWCYWCNLLKPSWEKAANQIKERYDPEMDGRVILAKVDCTQEADLCRRNHIQGYPSIRIFRKGSDLRDDNAHHDHESYYGDRNTESLVKMVIGLVEPIHVEPHKLALEDKSDNASKTLKKAPSTGGCRIEGYMRVKKVPGNLMVSARSGSHSFDSSQMNMSHVVNHLSFGKRILPEAFSDLKRLAPYLGGSHNRLDERSFINQHDLGPNVTIEHYLQIVKTEVLKSNGHAMIEEYEYTAHSSVAHTYYLPVAKFHFELSPMQVLITENSKSFSHFITNICAIIGGVFTVAGILDSILHQTMTLMKKIELGKNF; translated from the exons ATGATCTCCCCGCGCAAGATCAAATCCGTTGATTTCTACAG GAAAATCCCGAGGGATTTGACAGAGGCGAGTCTCTCTGGAGCTGGATTGTCAATTGTAGCAGCTCTCTCTATGCTACTCTTATTTGGAATG GAATTGAGTAGTTATTTGACTGTCAGCACAACGACGTCCATCATTATTGACAGGAGCTCTGATGGAGACTTCTTGCGCATGGATTTTAACATAAG cTTCCCGTCACTTTCATGTGAATTCGCATCTGTGGATGTCAGTGACGTCTTAGGAACT AACAGGCTAAATGTAACAAAGACAATTCGGAAGTTTTCTATTGATTCGAATTTGACACCCACTGGTTCTGAGTTTCACTCCGGAGAAGTTTTATCGCACGTTAATCATGGAGAAAAATCTGCTGAAGAATTTGTTGAAGGTTCTGTATCACTTGGTGCCCGCAACTTTGACACATTTTTGCATCA GTATCCAATCTCGGTTGTTAATTTCTATGCTCCTTGGTGCTATTGGTGTAATCTCCTG AAACCATCATGGGAGAAAGCAGCAAACCAAATAAAAGAGAG ATATGATCCAGAAATGGACGGACGTGTTATTTTGGCAAAAGTTGACTGCACTCAGGAAGCTGATCTCTGTCGGAG GAATCACATACAAGGGTATCCATCCATTCGGATTTTCCGCAAAGGCAGTGATCTTAG GGATGACAATGCACACCACGATCATGAATCGTACTATGGAGATCGCAATACAGAAAGCTTAGTGAAG ATGGTGATAGGTCTGGTTGAACCAATCCATGTAGAGCCCCACAAACTAGCATTAGAGGACAAATCAGACAATGCATCGAAAACATTAAAGAAGGCACCTTCTACAGGAGGATGTCGAATTGAAGGATACATGCGTGTAAAGAAG GTTCCAGGCAACCTAATGGTTTCAGCTCGCTCGGGATCTCATTCATTTGATTCTTCTCAGATGAATATGTCCCATGTCGTTAACCATCTTTCATTTGGAAAGAGGATTTTGCCTGAAGCATTTTCTGATTTAAAGCGCTTGGCACCGTATCTCGGCGGAAGTCACAACCGTTTGGACGAACGCTCCTTCATAAACCAACATGATCTTGGCCCTAATGTTACC ATCGAGCATTATCTTCAAATAGTAAAGACAGAGGTATTGAAAAGCAACGGACATGCAATGATTGAGGAGTATGAGTACACAGCACATAGCAGCGTTGCCCATACTTACTATTTACCGGTCGCCAAGTTTCACTTTGAGCTCTCACCGATGCAG GTTCTCATTACTGAAAACTCCAAATCTTTCTCACACTTCATTACCAACATATGCGCCATTATCGGTGGTGTCTTCACG GTTGCCGGAATCTTGGATTCTATTCTCCACCAGACGATGACACTGATGAAAAAGATTGAACTTGGTAAAAACTTTTGA
- the LOC106416289 gene encoding protein translation factor SUI1 homolog 1 yields the protein MSELDSQVPTAFDPFADANAEDSGAGTKEYVHIRVQQRNGRKSLTTVQGLKKEYSYTKILKDLKKEFCCNGTVVQDSELGQVIQLQGDQRKNVSTFLVQAGLVKKDNIKIHGF from the exons ATGTCTGAACTTGATTCCCAGGTCCCTACTGCCTTCG ACCCGTTTGCTGATGCGAATGCTGAGGACTCAGGTGCGGGAACAAAGGAGTACGTCCACATCCGTGTGCAGCAGCGTAATGGTAGGAAAAGCTTGACAACTGTCCAGGGGCTGAAGAAAGAGTACAGCTACACCAAGATACTTAAggatctcaagaaagagttttgtTGCAACGGAACTGTCGTTCAAGACTCTGAACTTGGACAG GTTATTCAGCTTCAAGGCGACCAGAGGAAGAACGTCTCCACGTTCCTTGTCCAG GCTGGGCTTGTGAAGAAGGACAACATCAAGATCCATGGTTTCTGA
- the LOC106414618 gene encoding COBRA-like protein 11, whose protein sequence is MLCLSNSLKLFDHLSSSSPFPLSCVLGNLGNTVEMKIRYVHLNLLLLLLPIINLLLFPTPSLAQDYGEDAEKKDTPPPGLARCNGVYMSYISGGREKLYPRTKNVTAQAWSFKATAMIVNTGTEEVKGWEMFVGYRHREIIVSATGAVSSDGDFPYDASNGTTFIGSPNTDLKTSIETAGDYTQISTNIEITGTLFGGRGTATPLPRTIKLVNDGWECPAANSKGGTMQVCCKRNPKFKPKEKKKTKFMRRRHGDLNIIYDVLQAYTSNYMAQVTIDNDSPLGRLDHWNLTWEWMRGEFIHSLRGAYSAEKNPSECLHSKAGQFYGDLDFSQVATCQKKPIIKDLPAERKDDKLLGKLPFCCKNGTLLPAHMDSSKSRAIFQLQVYKVPPDQNRTAFFPPQHWKIDGIVNPQYKCGTPIRVDATGFPDPSGLQATTYAIASWQVVCNITKPKPKSARCCVSYSAFYNDSAIPCNTCACGCGDIDTDTCNANARPLLLPPDSLLVPFENRTLKAKVWARRKHMAVPKKLPCPDNCGISLNWHVNSDYADGWSARVTLFNWGANAVEDWFAAVDLGKTGLGYENVYSFNGTRVPPKNQTIFFQGVRGMNFLIGLTNGSNPARDPQVPGKMQSVISFKKHLGSLNIPRGDGFPKRVFFNGEECELPKYFPKKSHGERLSCIRFLPSILLVITTFLVIINDRF, encoded by the exons ATGCTCTGCCTCTCTAATTCACTTAAGCTTTTTGATcatctctcctcttcttctccatttccTCTTTCTTGCGTCCTAGGAAACTTAGGAAACACGGTAGAGATGAAGATACGTTACGTTCATTTAAACCTTCTTCTCCTTCTATTACCTATAATCAACCTTCTTCTGTTTCCGACACCATCTCTTGCTCAAGACTACGGCGAAGATGCTGAGAAGAAAGACACTCCTCCACCAGGTCTCGCCCGTTGCAACGGAGTTTACATGTCTTACATCTCCGGCGGCCGCGAAAAGCTATATCCACGAACCAAAAACGTAACGGCACAAGCCTGGTCGTTCAAGGCAACGGCCATGATCGTCAACACGGGCACTGAAGAGGTCAAAGGTTGGGAGATGTTTGTAGGGTATCGCCATAGAGAGATCATTGTCTCCGCGACAGGAGCTGTCTCATCGGATGGTGACTTTCCTTACGATGCAAGTAATGGGACAACGTTCATTGGTTCTCCTAATACGGATTTAAAGACTTCGATCGAAACAGCTGGAGATTACACTCAGATCTCAACTAATATCGAGATCACCGGAACGCTTTTCGGTGGTAGAGGCACGGCGACGCCATTGCCGAGAACGATCAAGCTTGTAAATGATGGATGGGAATGCCCTGCTGCTAATTCTAAAG GTGGTACAATGCAAGTTTGTTGCAAGAGGAACCCAAAGTttaaaccaaaagaaaagaagaaaaccaaGTTCATGCGTAGGCGACACGGCGACCTGAATATAATCTATGATGTTCTTCAAGCCTACACTAGCAACTACATGGCGCAGGTAACTATAGACAACGATAGTCCGTTGGGAAGGTTAGACCACTGGAACTTGACATGGGAGTGGATGCGAGGAGAGTTCATACACTCGTTGCGTGGAGCCTACTCAGCTGAGAAAAACCCTTCAGAATGCTTGCACAGCAAGGCAGGACAGTTCTATGGGGATCTTGATTTCTCTCAGGTGGCTACTTGTCAGAAGAAACCGATCATCAAAGACTTACCAGCTGAGCGTAAAGACGATAAACTCCTCGGGAAGTTGCCTTTCTGCTGCAAGAATGGAACTCTCTTGCCAGCTCATATGGATTCCTCTAAGTCTAGAGCCATCTTCCAGCTACAG GTATACAAGGTGCCACCAGATCAGAACAGAACAGCATTCTTTCCTCCTCAGCATTGGAAGATCGACGGTATAGTCAATCCTCAGTACAAGTGCGGAACACCTATAAGAGTCGACGCGACGGGGTTCCCTGACCCGAGTGGTCTCCAAGCAACCACCTACGCAATCGCTAGCTGGCAAGTCGTCTGCAACATAACTAAACCTAAACCAAAATCTGCTCGTTGTTGCGTCTCTTACTCAGCCTTCTACAACGACTCAGCCATCCCTTGCAACACATGTGCTTGTGGCTGCGGAGATATCGACACAGACACTTGCAACGCCAATGCAAGACCTCTTCTCCTCCCTCCAGACTCGCTCTTGGTACCGTTTGAAAACAGGACGTTAAAGGCAAAAGTGTGGGCAAGGAGGAAACACATGGCTGTTCCTAAGAAGCTTCCTTGTCCTGACAACTGCGGAATCAGCTTAAACTGGCATGTTAACTCGGACTACGCTGATGGATGGTCGGCGAGGGTAACGTTGTTTAACTGGGGAGCTAATGCAGTGGAGGACTGGTTTGCTGCTGTGGATTTGGGTAAAACTGGTTTAGGGTATGAGAATGTTTACTCGTTTAATGGGACGAGAGTTCCACCTAAGAACCAGACCATTTTCTTTCAAGGAGTTCGTGGTATGAACTTCTTGATTGGTCTCACAAATGGGTCGAACCCTGCTAGAGACCCGCAGGTTCCAGGGAAAATGCAGTCGGTTATATCGTTTAAAAAGCATTTGGGGAGTTTGAATATTCCAAGAGGTGATGGATTCCCTAAGAGAGTTTTCTTTAATGGAGAAGAATGTGAGCTTCCTAAGTATTTCCCGAAAAAGAGTCATGGGGAGAGGTTATCATGTATCAGATTCTTGCCATCGATTCTCCTCGTGATCACAACGTTTCTTGTGATTATTAATGATCGGTTTTAA
- the LOC106411858 gene encoding uncharacterized protein LOC106411858 isoform X2 produces the protein MTLRPSFRSRGNPSKAASASRGSDRNQGGSFLISMKEVLDDGGSKPVVETTPTEVVAQDAAPLPEVQVPKADYQAPKGTSEVEPSRHKRPRTDQGGSPTRSSSSSSRGGTVGWSFTHSKPGSILDDSWGLAAIMRHLKSVGCPLPALKDLTNRDEYLDIAHCMGQLAGAVNRAQLRFENALYAAPNAGELAEVTEMVKAAKADLDQARVRISELEAEVTRLGSKADAQQGEIESQKLDIQVKSRRINDLEAARKIAEHQVRELIASSQDSQKNKEAEVKLAVREGKKEVAEAYGKILVCVKEKFARKKDEVNALVYAQELQANADLLKDMLNNKIQSVEEEYNQLVALLPEATTAYEKAQVSDFSVSKLPLPQISESSVEAAIGGDGNVVDEGVPAGAGDPIQEEKED, from the exons ATGACTCTGCGACCATCATTTCGTTCTAGGGGTAACCCCTCTAAAGCTGCCAGTGCTTCTCGTGGAAGCGATAGGAACCAAGGAGGATCGTTCCTTATCTCAATGAAGGAAGTTTTGGACGACGGAGGATCCAAACCTGTTGTCGAGACTACTCCAACTGAGGTTGTAGCTCAGGATGCTGCTCCTCTCCCTGAGGTCCAGGTGCCGAAGGCTGACTACCAGGCTCCGAAGGGTACCTCTGAGGTCGAGCCGTCGAGACACAAGAGGCCCAGGACCGATCAGGGCGGATCTCCCACccgttcttcttcctcgtcctctagaGGAGGGACTGTTGGGTGGAGCTTTACCCATTCGAAGCCTGGGTCGATCCTGGACGACTCTTGGGGCCTAGCTGCGATAATGAGGCACCTGAAGAGCGTGGGATGTCCCCTTCCAGCGCTCAAGGACCTGACTAACCGAGATGAGTATCTCGATATTGCTCACTGTATGGGTCAG TTGGCTGGGGCTGTTAACAGGGCCCAGCTCAGGTTTGAGAATGCTCTGTATGCTGCCCCCAATGCTGGTGAACTTGCTGAGGTTACCGAGATGGTTAAGGCAGCCAAAGCCGATCTTGACCAAGCCCGGGTTCGAATTTCTGAACTCGAAGCCGAAGTGACGAGGCTAGGCTCGAAGGCCGATGCTCAGCAAGGAGAGATCGAGAGTCAAAAGCTCGATATCCAGGTGAAGAGCAGGAGGATCAATGATTTGGAGGCTGCTCGAAAGATAGCTGAGCATCAAGTACGTGAGCTCATTGCCTCATCCCAGGATAGCCAGAAGAACAAGGAAGCTGAAGTCAAGCTGGCTGTCAGGGAAGGGAAGAAAGAAGTCGCCGAAGCTTACGGCAAGATCCTGGTCTGTGTTAAGGAGAAGTTTGCTAGGAAGAAAGATGAGGTCAACGCCTTGGTGTACGCTCAGGAGCTCCAAGCTAATGCCGACCTCTTGAAGGATATGCTGAACAACAAGATCCAAAGCGTTGAAGAGGAGTACAACCAATTGGTGGCCTTATTACCAGAAGCGACAACTGCGTATGAGAAGGCTCAAGTCTCTGACTTCTCGGTCAGCAAGCTTCCTCTTCCCCAGATCTCGGAGAGTTCAG TCGAGGCAGCTATAGGAGGTGATGGCAATGTGGTCGATGAGGGAGTTCCTGCCGGTGCTGGTGATCCGATTcaggaagagaaggaagattga
- the LOC106411858 gene encoding uncharacterized protein LOC106411858 isoform X1, protein MTLRPSFRSRGNPSKAASASRGSDRNQGGSFLISMKEVLDDGGSKPVVETTPTEVVAQDAAPLPEVQVPKADYQAPKGTSEVEPSRHKRPRTDQGGSPTRSSSSSSRGGTVGWSFTHSKPGSILDDSWGLAAIMRHLKSVGCPLPALKDLTNRDEYLDIAHCMGQLAGAVNRAQLRFENALYAAPNAGELAEVTEMVKAAKADLDQARVRISELEAEVTRLGSKADAQQGEIESQKLDIQVKSRRINDLEAARKIAEHQVRELIASSQDSQKNKEAEVKLAVREGKKEVAEAYGKILVCVKEKFARKKDEVNALVYAQELQANADLLKDMLNNKIQSVEEEYNQLVALLPEATTAYEKAQVSDFSVSKLPLPQISESSAPVEAAIGGDGNVVDEGVPAGAGDPIQEEKED, encoded by the exons ATGACTCTGCGACCATCATTTCGTTCTAGGGGTAACCCCTCTAAAGCTGCCAGTGCTTCTCGTGGAAGCGATAGGAACCAAGGAGGATCGTTCCTTATCTCAATGAAGGAAGTTTTGGACGACGGAGGATCCAAACCTGTTGTCGAGACTACTCCAACTGAGGTTGTAGCTCAGGATGCTGCTCCTCTCCCTGAGGTCCAGGTGCCGAAGGCTGACTACCAGGCTCCGAAGGGTACCTCTGAGGTCGAGCCGTCGAGACACAAGAGGCCCAGGACCGATCAGGGCGGATCTCCCACccgttcttcttcctcgtcctctagaGGAGGGACTGTTGGGTGGAGCTTTACCCATTCGAAGCCTGGGTCGATCCTGGACGACTCTTGGGGCCTAGCTGCGATAATGAGGCACCTGAAGAGCGTGGGATGTCCCCTTCCAGCGCTCAAGGACCTGACTAACCGAGATGAGTATCTCGATATTGCTCACTGTATGGGTCAG TTGGCTGGGGCTGTTAACAGGGCCCAGCTCAGGTTTGAGAATGCTCTGTATGCTGCCCCCAATGCTGGTGAACTTGCTGAGGTTACCGAGATGGTTAAGGCAGCCAAAGCCGATCTTGACCAAGCCCGGGTTCGAATTTCTGAACTCGAAGCCGAAGTGACGAGGCTAGGCTCGAAGGCCGATGCTCAGCAAGGAGAGATCGAGAGTCAAAAGCTCGATATCCAGGTGAAGAGCAGGAGGATCAATGATTTGGAGGCTGCTCGAAAGATAGCTGAGCATCAAGTACGTGAGCTCATTGCCTCATCCCAGGATAGCCAGAAGAACAAGGAAGCTGAAGTCAAGCTGGCTGTCAGGGAAGGGAAGAAAGAAGTCGCCGAAGCTTACGGCAAGATCCTGGTCTGTGTTAAGGAGAAGTTTGCTAGGAAGAAAGATGAGGTCAACGCCTTGGTGTACGCTCAGGAGCTCCAAGCTAATGCCGACCTCTTGAAGGATATGCTGAACAACAAGATCCAAAGCGTTGAAGAGGAGTACAACCAATTGGTGGCCTTATTACCAGAAGCGACAACTGCGTATGAGAAGGCTCAAGTCTCTGACTTCTCGGTCAGCAAGCTTCCTCTTCCCCAGATCTCGGAGAGTTCAG CTCCAGTCGAGGCAGCTATAGGAGGTGATGGCAATGTGGTCGATGAGGGAGTTCCTGCCGGTGCTGGTGATCCGATTcaggaagagaaggaagattga
- the LOC106415541 gene encoding 60S ribosomal protein L14-2: MVFKRYVEIGRVALVNYGKDHGKLVVIVDVVDQNRALVDAPDMERIQMNFKRLSLTDIVIEINRVPKKKALIEAMEKADVKNKWEKSSWGRKLIVQKRRASLNDFDRFKIMLAKIKKAGVVRQELAKLKKEITA; this comes from the exons ATG GTTTTCAAGAGGTACGTGGAGATAGGGAGAGTTGCCCTTGTAAACTACGGAAAAGACCATGGAAAGCTCGTCGTTATCGTCGACGTTGTTGACCAGAACAGG GCTTTGGTAGACGCCCCTGATATGGAGAGGATCCAAATGAATTTCAAGAGATTGTCTCTTACTGATATCGTTATTGAGATCAACCGAGTGCCGAAGAAGAAGGCTTTGATTGAGGCCATGGAGAAGGCTG ACGTGAAGAACAAGTGGGAGAAGAGCTCATGGGGTAGAAAGCTGATCGTTCAGAAGCGTAGGGCTAGCCTCAATGACTTCGATAGGTTCAAGATCATGTTGGCCAAAATCAAG AAAGCTGGTGTTGTCAGGCAAGAACTTGCAAAGCTCAAGAAGGAGATCACTGCTTGA